Proteins encoded by one window of Pseudomonadota bacterium:
- a CDS encoding hydratase: protein MKNSQGCAKIKKTADEEGGKEMKHPLLTKSFGWVILALVMTIFQGFSNVSAGDPAAELAEQYLKKVPVARFDTAMTMEEAVKVQEQFVARLIKEFGEPVGYKAGLTNPDIQKAFGVSNPVRGTLLKRMILQSGTIIQADFGTRPMSEGDLVVRVSDEAINQAKTPEETLKYMDAVIPFIELPDLVYDKNVKLNAPALVAINVGARYGVAGEAIAIKATPEWRDRLKNFTLRIFDEKGTLVSEGKGSSLLGDPLNVVFWIKDSLAAEGKKLKKGDLLSLGSLTKMIPSKPGSSVRARYIGLDPEGPVEIMVTFK, encoded by the coding sequence TTGAAAAATAGTCAAGGCTGTGCAAAAATAAAAAAAACAGCAGACGAAGAAGGAGGAAAAGAAATGAAGCATCCACTATTAACAAAATCTTTCGGCTGGGTTATTCTGGCTCTTGTGATGACTATTTTTCAGGGATTCAGCAATGTGAGTGCCGGAGATCCAGCCGCTGAACTGGCGGAACAGTATCTGAAAAAAGTCCCTGTTGCCCGGTTTGATACGGCGATGACGATGGAAGAGGCGGTGAAAGTACAGGAACAATTTGTAGCCCGACTCATCAAAGAATTCGGTGAGCCGGTGGGATATAAGGCGGGATTGACAAACCCCGACATACAGAAGGCCTTTGGCGTATCAAACCCCGTGAGGGGAACTTTATTAAAAAGGATGATACTGCAGAGCGGTACTATAATCCAGGCAGATTTCGGTACCCGCCCCATGAGCGAGGGGGATTTGGTTGTAAGGGTCAGTGATGAAGCGATTAATCAGGCAAAGACTCCGGAAGAAACGCTAAAGTACATGGATGCTGTTATTCCCTTTATAGAACTCCCTGATCTTGTGTATGACAAAAACGTCAAACTCAACGCCCCGGCCCTTGTTGCAATCAACGTGGGTGCCCGTTACGGGGTTGCAGGTGAGGCAATAGCGATCAAGGCAACACCGGAATGGAGAGACCGGCTGAAAAATTTCACCCTCCGGATTTTTGATGAAAAGGGCACTCTTGTTAGCGAAGGTAAAGGATCGAGTCTGCTTGGTGATCCCTTAAATGTGGTTTTCTGGATCAAGGATTCACTCGCTGCCGAGGGAAAGAAGCTGAAAAAGGGTGATTTACTCTCCCTTGGGTCGCTAACAAAAATGATACCTTCAAAACCTGGTTCAAGCGTACGGGCAAGATATATCGGCCTGGATCCTGAAGGCCCTGTGGAGATAATGGTCACGTTCAAATAG
- a CDS encoding thiamine pyrophosphate-binding protein — MLGKQSLIEFFRYINIDTIFHLPGIHTLPFNETLLKSNINSFIGRHENNITIMADGYARTSGKIGVIVVTPGPGLGNAVSGCMEAYNDDIPLLIIHVDTGREEIGKGILHELAEPEAMFTHFTKKTYAISKTDEMIPLLNDAYQTAVSGRKGPVLVSVPYTFFEKEIPQGAKNRVQGVEGSRGQGEEAKGQGVTDYDLSKLEEILHGKKRPVIIGGKSLMFEEARPIIDDICRELSIPFLTTTGGKGIVNENSMYNFGNIMQKGIVKEILSSSDIVIAVGTRLRDVDARRRGVKVKELIHIDIDDKWIGKNYPTKLAIVGDIKQILGSLSQTLKGRKFDWDIETLKNAHIKGLEQLKELSPGFPLINLIRKAIPDDTMTVCDLNLPSYFAEYYFPVYHQKTFIMPRGISPIFYSLPAAIGAKIGRPDRPCLALCGDGGVLPAIGELATMVKYNIPVVIFVHNNNSFGILEDVMNNNYGIKGSMTLNNPDFCKLANAFGIKSKKTKSLEGLKKIFLHDITWDKPFLIEFDCPVLPPPWRV; from the coding sequence ATGCTTGGAAAACAGTCACTTATAGAGTTTTTTAGGTACATCAATATTGACACTATTTTCCATTTACCGGGTATTCACACACTTCCCTTTAATGAAACCCTTTTAAAATCAAATATTAACAGTTTTATAGGAAGGCATGAAAATAATATTACTATCATGGCAGATGGATATGCGCGGACTTCCGGCAAAATCGGAGTAATTGTTGTTACGCCCGGGCCGGGTCTTGGAAATGCAGTTTCCGGCTGTATGGAGGCATACAACGACGATATACCGCTTTTAATTATCCATGTGGATACCGGAAGAGAAGAAATAGGAAAAGGGATACTTCATGAACTTGCTGAGCCGGAGGCGATGTTTACACATTTTACCAAAAAGACTTATGCCATATCAAAAACGGATGAAATGATACCCCTGCTTAATGACGCATATCAGACCGCTGTTTCGGGACGAAAAGGTCCTGTTCTTGTTTCTGTACCTTATACATTTTTCGAGAAAGAGATACCGCAGGGGGCAAAAAACAGGGTTCAAGGGGTCGAGGGTTCAAGGGGTCAAGGGGAAGAAGCCAAAGGACAGGGAGTCACAGACTACGATCTGAGCAAACTTGAAGAGATACTGCACGGTAAGAAAAGGCCTGTAATTATAGGCGGAAAATCACTGATGTTTGAAGAGGCACGACCAATCATTGACGATATATGCAGGGAATTATCGATACCGTTCCTTACAACTACCGGAGGAAAAGGGATAGTCAACGAAAACAGCATGTACAACTTTGGTAATATTATGCAAAAAGGCATCGTGAAAGAGATCCTTTCATCGTCCGATATCGTTATAGCGGTCGGGACACGGCTGCGTGATGTTGATGCAAGACGCAGGGGTGTCAAGGTTAAAGAACTCATCCATATCGATATTGATGATAAATGGATTGGCAAAAATTATCCAACAAAGTTAGCGATAGTAGGAGATATAAAACAAATACTGGGAAGTCTCAGCCAGACCCTTAAAGGAAGGAAGTTCGACTGGGATATTGAAACGCTTAAAAATGCGCATATAAAGGGGTTGGAACAGCTAAAAGAGTTGTCCCCCGGATTCCCTCTGATAAATCTTATAAGGAAGGCAATCCCTGACGATACGATGACAGTATGCGATTTAAACCTGCCCTCTTATTTTGCGGAGTATTATTTTCCTGTGTATCACCAAAAAACATTTATCATGCCAAGGGGTATATCTCCAATTTTTTATTCACTCCCGGCGGCAATAGGGGCAAAAATAGGAAGACCGGACAGACCCTGTCTCGCTCTTTGCGGGGATGGCGGTGTTCTCCCGGCAATAGGGGAGCTCGCCACGATGGTAAAATACAATATTCCCGTTGTGATCTTTGTTCATAACAACAACAGTTTTGGCATTCTTGAAGACGTGATGAATAATAATTACGGAATCAAAGGCTCTATGACGCTCAATAACCCCGATTTTTGCAAGTTAGCCAATGCCTTCGGCATAAAGTCGAAAAAGACCAAAAGCTTAGAGGGTCTGAAAAAGATATTTCTCCATGACATAACATGGGATAAACCGTTTTTAATTGAGTTTGACTGTCCCGTTTTACCACCCCCGTGGAGAGTGTGA
- a CDS encoding cupin domain-containing protein: MMKIDGSSIGERIKMLRQAKTLTQEELAIRAGLTKGFISQVERNLTSLSVESLIGILDALDEKPSTFFDGAFDEKIVFQMKDRVDMEHEEVKMFQILVPAAQNRLMDPALLELDVGEKTSEDEPHEGEEFGFVLYGGIELVLGGKPYKLKKGECFYFKASKKHYIANRRNNKACVLWVSSPPNF, from the coding sequence ATGATGAAAATTGATGGATCAAGCATAGGTGAACGGATAAAGATGCTGAGGCAGGCCAAAACTCTGACTCAGGAAGAGCTTGCTATAAGGGCTGGTCTTACAAAGGGGTTTATCTCCCAGGTAGAGCGGAATCTTACATCATTGTCTGTGGAGAGTCTTATTGGAATACTTGATGCCCTCGATGAAAAACCTTCAACATTTTTTGACGGTGCTTTTGACGAGAAGATTGTTTTTCAGATGAAGGACAGGGTTGACATGGAACATGAAGAGGTGAAGATGTTCCAGATTCTTGTTCCTGCAGCCCAAAACAGGCTGATGGACCCCGCGCTTCTTGAATTGGATGTAGGTGAAAAAACCTCTGAAGATGAACCTCATGAAGGAGAGGAATTTGGTTTTGTTCTTTATGGGGGTATTGAGCTTGTGCTTGGCGGGAAACCCTACAAACTGAAAAAGGGTGAATGTTTTTACTTTAAAGCATCGAAGAAGCATTATATAGCAAACAGGCGAAATAACAAAGCGTGTGTTTTATGGGTATCTTCGCCTCCCAATTTTTAA
- a CDS encoding arginine decarboxylase, pyruvoyl-dependent produces MIIKTPTKFFLVSGSSEGFSLLNAFDGALLASGVGDTNLVRMSSILPPNCEEIKPPPVPLPQGALVPVAYASLYSDVPGEVISAAVAIGIPKDTNCAGLIMEYSARAEERVVVEQVRKMVEKGMEMRNRAIKDIMAISATYKVVAIGAVFAGVVLWD; encoded by the coding sequence GTGATTATTAAAACACCCACGAAGTTCTTTCTTGTCAGCGGTTCGTCAGAAGGTTTCTCACTATTAAATGCATTTGATGGCGCCCTTCTGGCTTCAGGTGTCGGAGACACCAACCTGGTGAGAATGAGCAGTATTCTTCCTCCAAACTGCGAGGAGATTAAACCGCCTCCGGTTCCATTGCCACAAGGAGCCCTTGTGCCTGTAGCCTATGCATCTCTTTATAGCGACGTTCCCGGAGAAGTGATATCTGCTGCAGTGGCAATAGGCATACCAAAGGATACTAATTGTGCCGGCTTGATTATGGAGTATTCAGCGCGGGCAGAAGAGCGTGTTGTAGTGGAGCAGGTCAGGAAGATGGTGGAAAAGGGCATGGAAATGAGGAACCGCGCAATAAAGGACATAATGGCTATTTCGGCCACATATAAAGTTGTCGCTATCGGGGCGGTATTCGCCGGCGTAGTCCTGTGGGATTAG
- a CDS encoding arginine decarboxylase, pyruvoyl-dependent: MTPRKVFFTKGVGVHKDKLSSFEVALRNAGIEKCNLVYVSSIFPPECKILSRAAGLQLLNPGEITYCVMSRNETNEPNRLISAAIGFARPTDYSQYGYLSEHHAFGEKAIVSGEYAEDLAATMLATTLDIPFDPNQAWDERKQSYTASGHIFKTKNICQSAEGNKDGLWTTVLSSAVFIID, encoded by the coding sequence ATGACTCCAAGAAAAGTTTTCTTTACAAAAGGGGTGGGTGTTCATAAAGACAAACTATCATCCTTTGAGGTTGCATTAAGAAATGCTGGCATTGAGAAATGTAATCTCGTGTATGTGTCAAGCATATTCCCGCCTGAGTGCAAGATTCTTTCAAGGGCAGCCGGTCTGCAACTTCTCAATCCCGGTGAGATTACGTATTGCGTAATGTCCCGAAACGAGACAAATGAACCGAACCGTCTTATCTCTGCAGCAATCGGGTTTGCCAGGCCGACGGATTACTCCCAATATGGTTATCTCTCCGAACATCATGCGTTCGGTGAAAAAGCCATTGTCTCCGGGGAATATGCAGAAGATCTCGCAGCTACAATGCTTGCAACGACACTCGACATTCCGTTTGACCCGAACCAGGCATGGGACGAACGTAAGCAGTCTTACACGGCCAGCGGCCACATATTCAAAACCAAAAATATCTGCCAGTCTGCAGAGGGCAATAAAGACGGTCTCTGGACTACGGTACTATCGTCAGCAGTATTCATTATCGACTGA
- the speB gene encoding agmatinase, which produces MPKPPLSFCGLPNDGTDYARASTVILPIPFDKTSTWLKGADKGPAAIIEASGYLELYDIETDSEVYKKGIFTAKPIRSASSSALIKKTEEAVTRYLRDNKLVVTLGGEHSVSIGAIKSYAKRYKDLSILHLDAHADSRDSYEGTRYNHACVIARVREFTENIVSVGIRSMDVSECSGIDNKKIFFAHTIHDSDQWIHNAVRLLTDSVYITIDLDVFDPGIMPSTGTPEPGGLGWYQVMKLLYAVSKSKRIVGFDVAELCPSDSKAPDFLAAKLIYTLLSYIDVNKPKNII; this is translated from the coding sequence ATGCCAAAGCCTCCCCTTAGTTTCTGCGGGCTACCCAATGATGGTACTGATTATGCCCGGGCCTCTACGGTCATACTACCGATTCCTTTTGATAAAACCAGCACATGGCTTAAAGGTGCCGACAAAGGCCCTGCAGCGATAATTGAGGCATCCGGATATCTCGAACTCTATGATATAGAGACCGACAGCGAGGTCTACAAAAAGGGAATTTTTACTGCCAAGCCGATCCGTTCGGCCTCCTCTTCTGCTTTGATAAAAAAAACTGAAGAGGCAGTCACGCGCTATCTTAGAGATAATAAACTTGTAGTCACTCTTGGTGGTGAACACTCTGTTTCTATCGGCGCTATCAAGTCCTATGCAAAGCGCTATAAGGATCTCAGTATTTTGCATCTTGATGCCCATGCCGACTCTCGCGACTCATATGAGGGAACGCGCTATAATCATGCTTGTGTTATCGCACGTGTCCGGGAATTTACTGAGAACATTGTTTCTGTAGGGATACGCAGTATGGACGTTTCGGAGTGCTCCGGCATTGATAATAAAAAGATATTTTTCGCACATACAATACACGATTCTGACCAATGGATACATAATGCAGTTCGCTTGCTTACCGACAGTGTGTATATCACCATTGATCTTGATGTCTTCGATCCGGGTATCATGCCGTCAACAGGGACTCCCGAGCCGGGTGGTTTAGGCTGGTATCAGGTTATGAAACTCCTCTATGCTGTCTCGAAGTCAAAACGAATCGTCGGGTTTGATGTTGCTGAGCTTTGTCCATCAGATTCTAAAGCCCCCGATTTTCTTGCCGCTAAATTAATCTACACGCTCTTAAGCTATATCGATGTGAACAAACCAAAAAACATAATATAA
- a CDS encoding saccharopine dehydrogenase family protein: MSNIKNHGRIMIIGAGGVATVAAHKCAQVPEVFKEILIASRTLSKCEAIRKDIKERYGRDIRTAQVDADNVPELTALIRKFEPDVVLNLALPYQDLHIMDACLAAGAHYIDTANYEPLDEAHFEYSWQWEYQERFKQKGIMAVLGSGFDPGVTNIFTAYAQKHLFDEINYLDILDCNAGTHGHVFATNFNPEINIREVTQAVRHWEEGSWIATPAIIDEGSVHFGFDYPIAGMKESYLLYHEELESLVQNIKGLKRARFWMTFSENYLTHLRVLQNVGMTRIDEVDYEGQKIVPIKFLKALLPEPASLGTKYTGKTVIGNIMTGKKAGKTITRYIYNVCDHEEAFRETGTQAIAYTTGVPAMIGAMMVLTGVWQGVGVYNIEQLDPDKFMEALNTYGLPWQVVEAVPLPDKV, from the coding sequence ATGAGCAATATAAAGAACCATGGAAGAATAATGATAATCGGGGCCGGGGGCGTTGCCACCGTTGCGGCGCACAAATGCGCACAGGTTCCCGAAGTCTTCAAGGAAATACTGATTGCAAGCAGGACGCTCTCCAAGTGCGAGGCCATCAGGAAGGATATTAAAGAGAGATACGGCAGAGATATCCGGACGGCGCAGGTAGATGCCGACAATGTGCCGGAACTGACCGCTCTCATCAGGAAATTTGAGCCGGACGTTGTCCTTAATCTCGCGCTCCCCTATCAGGACCTGCATATTATGGATGCCTGTCTGGCCGCAGGGGCACACTACATCGATACGGCAAATTACGAGCCCCTTGATGAGGCCCACTTTGAATACAGTTGGCAATGGGAATACCAGGAGAGATTCAAACAGAAAGGGATTATGGCCGTTCTCGGCTCAGGATTCGATCCCGGCGTCACCAATATCTTTACCGCCTACGCGCAGAAGCATCTTTTCGATGAGATCAATTATCTGGACATACTGGACTGCAATGCCGGAACGCACGGCCACGTCTTTGCCACAAACTTCAACCCTGAAATCAATATCCGGGAAGTAACACAGGCAGTGAGACACTGGGAAGAGGGGAGCTGGATCGCAACGCCCGCCATTATTGATGAAGGCAGCGTCCATTTCGGTTTTGATTATCCGATAGCAGGGATGAAGGAAAGCTATCTTCTCTACCACGAAGAACTGGAGTCGCTGGTTCAGAATATAAAAGGGCTGAAACGGGCCAGATTCTGGATGACATTCTCTGAAAATTACCTTACCCACCTGAGGGTGCTCCAGAACGTGGGCATGACAAGGATAGACGAGGTTGACTACGAAGGGCAGAAGATCGTTCCGATAAAGTTTCTCAAGGCATTGCTGCCCGAACCGGCTTCCCTTGGAACAAAATATACAGGAAAGACGGTCATCGGCAACATCATGACGGGGAAAAAGGCAGGAAAGACCATTACCCGATATATCTACAATGTCTGCGACCATGAAGAGGCGTTCAGGGAGACGGGAACTCAGGCAATTGCCTATACGACCGGTGTCCCCGCCATGATCGGGGCCATGATGGTGCTCACAGGAGTCTGGCAGGGGGTAGGGGTATACAATATTGAGCAGCTCGATCCGGATAAGTTCATGGAGGCATTGAATACATATGGGCTTCCCTGGCAGGTGGTGGAAGCTGTGCCGCTTCCTGATAAGGTGTGA
- the nspC gene encoding carboxynorspermidine decarboxylase, which translates to MATPVYLLDETLIEENMRILQYVKDSTGCKILHALKSYASFATFPMMSRYLDGTCASGLNEARLGREEFGKEVHTFGAAYRENEIRQILKYSDSIIFNSFYQLEKYGKMAQKSGVQIGLRVNPGHAEVETDMYNPCAPYSRLGIVHDVFSEEFPKHEGKVSGLHFHAMCEQNSDVLERILKSFEKLYGPYIKGLKWVNFGGGHHITRDDYDLERLITLINTFKKKYRVQVYLEPGEASVLNAGVLISSVLDIVNNEMEIAIIDASAETHMPDVLLMPYRPHIMNSALPNEKKYNYRIAGPSCLAGDVVGDYSFDEPLKRGDRLVFADMALYSIVKSTTFNGINLPDIAVIREGGRVEVVRKFGYKDYKGRQS; encoded by the coding sequence ATTGCAACACCGGTTTATCTCCTTGACGAAACCCTCATCGAAGAAAATATGCGGATCCTGCAATATGTAAAAGACAGCACAGGCTGCAAGATATTACACGCGTTGAAATCATACGCTTCATTCGCTACGTTTCCGATGATGAGCAGGTATCTGGACGGAACCTGCGCAAGCGGTCTCAATGAAGCGAGACTCGGCCGCGAAGAATTCGGGAAAGAGGTGCATACCTTCGGGGCGGCATACAGAGAAAATGAGATCAGGCAGATACTGAAGTATTCCGACTCCATCATATTCAATTCCTTTTATCAGCTTGAGAAGTACGGCAAAATGGCGCAGAAAAGCGGCGTGCAAATCGGCCTGCGGGTCAATCCCGGACACGCCGAGGTCGAAACCGACATGTACAACCCCTGCGCGCCATATTCGAGGCTTGGGATCGTTCACGATGTGTTTAGCGAGGAATTTCCGAAGCATGAGGGCAAAGTTAGCGGGCTGCACTTTCATGCGATGTGTGAGCAGAATTCAGACGTCCTTGAAAGAATCCTCAAATCCTTCGAAAAGCTCTATGGACCATACATAAAGGGACTGAAATGGGTCAATTTCGGAGGCGGCCACCACATAACCCGTGACGATTACGATCTGGAGCGTCTCATCACACTCATAAATACATTCAAGAAAAAATACAGAGTGCAGGTATATCTCGAACCCGGTGAGGCGAGCGTCCTGAATGCCGGGGTTTTAATCTCATCCGTTCTGGATATTGTAAACAATGAAATGGAGATTGCCATCATAGACGCGTCTGCGGAAACGCATATGCCCGATGTGCTCCTTATGCCCTACAGGCCGCACATAATGAATTCAGCCCTGCCGAATGAGAAGAAATATAATTACAGAATCGCCGGGCCAAGCTGTCTTGCCGGGGATGTTGTGGGCGATTATTCCTTCGATGAGCCTCTGAAAAGAGGGGACAGGCTGGTTTTTGCCGACATGGCCCTCTACAGCATTGTGAAAAGCACTACCTTTAACGGCATAAATCTCCCGGATATTGCGGTGATAAGGGAAGGGGGCAGGGTGGAGGTGGTACGGAAGTTCGGCTATAAAGATTATAAGGGAAGGCAATCATGA